The sequence CCCAAAAGGAAGTTTTAAACACGCTTAAAAATCCGATCCCAAAAGTGCAAAAAAGCGTTTCTATCGCTGCAATTGAGCATGAAGAAGTGGTGAAGTTTTCTTCTACTCAAAGCGAATTGGATATTGTCTTAGGTGGGGGGATCGCTAAAGGGGGGTTGTATTTAGTGGGGGGGAGTCCTGGGGTAGGCAAATCCACTCTGCTTTTAAAAGTGGCTTCTGGCTTAGCCAAAAACCAGCAAAAGGTTTTGTATGTGAGCGGGGAAGAGAGCTTGAGCCAGATTAAAATGCGCGCCATTAGATTGGATTGCATAGAAAAAGAATTGTATCTGCTCAATGAAATCAATTGGCCTGTGATTAAGGCTAATATAGAAAGCGAAAATTATTTTGCTTGCGTGATTGATTCCATCCAAACGCTTTATTCGCCAGAGATTTCTTCAGCGCCCGGCTCTATTTCGCAAGTGCGAGAGATCACTTTTGAGCTCATGCGTTTGGCCAAAACAAGAGATATTGCTATTTTTATCATCGGTCATATCACTAAAGAAGGGAGCATCGCAGGGCCTAGAGTGCTAGAGCATATGGTGGATAGCGTGCTGTATTTTGAGGGCGATCCCAGTAGGGAATTAAGGATTTTAAGGAGTTTTAAAAACCGCTTTGGCCCTACGAGTGAAATCGGCTTGTTTGAGATGAAAGAGCAGGGTTTGGTGAGCGCTAAAGAAGCTTCAAGCTTGTTTTTTTCCAAAGAAGAGCCTATGGAGGGGAGTGCGATCACCATCACTTTAGAAGGCTCAAGGGCGTTGATTTTAGAAATCCAGGCGTTGGTGAGCGAGTGCAGTTTCGGAGCGCCCAAACGATTAGCAAACGGGTTTGACACCAACCGCCTTAACATGCTCATCGCTTTATTAGAAAAAAAGCTAGAAATCCCCTTAAACCGTCATGATGTGTTCATCAATGTGAGCGGAGGGATTAAGATTAGCGAGCCGGCTTGCGATTTAGCGGTCATTGCCAGTATCCTTTCAAGCTTTAAAAACAGAAAAATTGACAATAAAACGGCGTTTTTGGGCGAAGTGAGTTTGAATGGCAGGATTTTAGAAGCCCCCAATTTGAACGCTAGATTAAAAGAAATGGAAAATTACGGCTTTTTAAAAGCCATTTTGCCTAAAAAACCCAGCCAAAAAACCTCGATCAAATGCTATGAAGCCAATGCGGTGGGCAAGATTGTTGAATGGATGTGATTGGAG is a genomic window of Helicobacter pylori oki112 containing:
- the radA gene encoding DNA repair protein RadA, which translates into the protein MAKKTSLFECQHCGFTSPKWLGKCIQCNAWESFIELNKAQKEVLNTLKNPIPKVQKSVSIAAIEHEEVVKFSSTQSELDIVLGGGIAKGGLYLVGGSPGVGKSTLLLKVASGLAKNQQKVLYVSGEESLSQIKMRAIRLDCIEKELYLLNEINWPVIKANIESENYFACVIDSIQTLYSPEISSAPGSISQVREITFELMRLAKTRDIAIFIIGHITKEGSIAGPRVLEHMVDSVLYFEGDPSRELRILRSFKNRFGPTSEIGLFEMKEQGLVSAKEASSLFFSKEEPMEGSAITITLEGSRALILEIQALVSECSFGAPKRLANGFDTNRLNMLIALLEKKLEIPLNRHDVFINVSGGIKISEPACDLAVIASILSSFKNRKIDNKTAFLGEVSLNGRILEAPNLNARLKEMENYGFLKAILPKKPSQKTSIKCYEANAVGKIVEWM